The following are encoded together in the Pseudodesulfovibrio indicus genome:
- a CDS encoding cell division protein FtsQ/DivIB, with translation MSTLTIGKQSRLPLGGKRAARGNSRKRVKPANTLKPRQSSHRKLAGAGQFMVRLVMASLALSLVAVLGVGLLYGYRFITAHPYFNLEEIRVTGNSRLSYGTIIDTAQVGLGLNSLEMNVGEVKNRLDRNPWIESVTVRRELPDRLLIDVREKVPAFWIRQGDGLYFADARGKVIAPMHPGEAGSLPILSVADDLPEGPEVLSGILAKMAAQQTPFTQAQTAWIRLTSAHEMEIFLDGHADGKGLTVKLSTDRWEVQLERLKVAWRDLMRRNEFKDATIIAASGDKVWIKKRLDPAAG, from the coding sequence GTGAGCACCCTGACCATCGGCAAGCAGAGCCGGTTGCCCCTGGGCGGCAAGCGCGCCGCGCGCGGCAACTCCCGCAAGCGGGTCAAGCCGGCCAACACCCTCAAGCCTCGTCAAAGCTCCCACCGCAAGCTGGCCGGAGCCGGGCAGTTCATGGTCCGGCTGGTCATGGCCAGCCTGGCCCTGTCCCTGGTGGCCGTGCTCGGCGTGGGGCTGCTCTACGGCTACCGGTTCATCACCGCCCACCCCTATTTCAACCTCGAGGAGATCCGGGTCACCGGCAATTCCCGCCTGAGCTACGGGACGATCATCGACACCGCGCAGGTGGGGCTTGGCCTCAACAGCCTGGAGATGAACGTGGGCGAGGTCAAGAACCGGCTGGACCGGAACCCGTGGATCGAGTCCGTGACCGTGCGCCGCGAGCTGCCGGACCGGCTGCTCATCGACGTGCGCGAGAAGGTGCCGGCCTTCTGGATTCGCCAGGGCGACGGCCTGTACTTCGCGGACGCGCGCGGCAAGGTCATCGCCCCCATGCACCCCGGCGAGGCCGGTTCGCTGCCCATCTTAAGCGTGGCGGACGACCTGCCCGAAGGCCCGGAGGTGCTGTCCGGCATCCTGGCCAAGATGGCCGCCCAGCAGACGCCCTTCACCCAGGCCCAGACCGCCTGGATCAGGCTGACCAGCGCCCACGAGATGGAGATTTTCCTGGACGGCCACGCCGACGGCAAGGGGCTGACCGTAAAGCTCTCCACGGACCGCTGGGAGGTTCAGCTGGAGCGCCTCAAAGTGGCCTGGCGCGACCTGATGCGGCGCAACGAGTTCAAGGACGCCACCATCATCGCGGCCAGCGGAGACAAGGTCTGGATCAAAAAGCGCCTGGACCCGGCAGCGGGCTAG
- the ftsA gene encoding cell division protein FtsA produces MAKNDLIVGLDVGTTKICTVVGEASETGVDIIGIGTAPSTGLRRGVVVNIEKTVQCIKKSLEDAELMAGCDIRTVYAGIAGSHIQGFNSHGVIAVKGGEVTQRDVDRVIEAAKAIAIPMDREVLHTLPQEFIVDDQRGIADPLGMAGVRLEVKVHIVTGAVTSAQNIIRSCNRSGLDVSNIVLESLASSKAVLSAEEREIGVALVDIGGGTTDIAVFSKDSIKHTSVLALGGHNLTNDIAYGLRTPMMSAEKIKMDYGCAMADLVTNEEIIEVPSVGGRESRRMSKRVLAEICEPRCEEILALVDQELIKSGFKNMIAAGVVLTGGTVLIEGMQELAEQIFDLPVRIGIPHDGIGGLAEEVRSPKYATAVGLLLHGAEEEGLHKKVRPFKIRDDSGFDRIVGRMKKWFSDIA; encoded by the coding sequence ATGGCAAAGAACGATCTCATTGTGGGCCTCGACGTGGGCACCACCAAAATATGCACCGTGGTGGGCGAAGCGTCGGAGACCGGCGTGGACATCATCGGCATCGGCACCGCCCCGTCCACCGGGCTGCGGCGCGGGGTGGTCGTCAACATCGAGAAAACGGTCCAGTGCATCAAGAAGTCCCTGGAGGACGCCGAGCTCATGGCCGGCTGCGACATCCGCACCGTGTACGCGGGCATCGCGGGCAGCCACATCCAGGGCTTCAACTCCCACGGCGTCATCGCGGTCAAGGGCGGCGAAGTCACCCAGCGCGACGTGGACCGGGTCATCGAGGCCGCCAAGGCCATCGCCATCCCCATGGACCGCGAGGTGCTCCACACCCTGCCCCAGGAATTCATCGTCGACGACCAGCGCGGCATCGCCGACCCGCTCGGCATGGCCGGCGTCCGGCTGGAGGTCAAGGTCCACATCGTCACCGGCGCGGTGACCTCGGCCCAGAACATCATCCGCTCCTGCAACCGTTCGGGGCTCGACGTCTCGAACATCGTCCTGGAGTCGCTGGCATCGAGCAAGGCCGTGCTCTCGGCCGAGGAGCGCGAGATCGGCGTGGCCCTGGTGGACATCGGCGGCGGCACCACCGACATCGCGGTCTTCTCCAAGGACTCCATCAAGCACACCAGCGTGCTGGCGCTCGGCGGCCACAACCTGACCAACGACATCGCCTACGGGCTGCGCACGCCCATGATGTCCGCCGAGAAGATCAAGATGGACTACGGCTGCGCCATGGCCGACCTGGTGACCAACGAGGAGATCATCGAGGTCCCCAGCGTGGGCGGACGCGAGTCCCGGCGCATGAGCAAGCGCGTGCTGGCCGAGATCTGCGAGCCGCGCTGCGAGGAAATCCTCGCCCTGGTGGACCAGGAGCTGATCAAGTCCGGGTTCAAGAACATGATCGCGGCGGGCGTGGTCCTGACCGGCGGCACCGTGCTCATCGAGGGCATGCAGGAGCTGGCCGAGCAGATTTTCGACCTGCCCGTGCGCATAGGCATCCCCCACGACGGCATCGGGGGCCTGGCCGAGGAAGTCAGGAGTCCCAAATACGCCACCGCCGTCGGCCTGCTGCTCCACGGGGCCGAGGAGGAAGGACTGCACAAGAAGGTCCGGCCCTTCAAGATCCGCGACGACTCCGGCTTCGACCGCATCGTCGGCCGGATGAAGAAGTGGTTTTCGGACATTGCATAA
- the murG gene encoding undecaprenyldiphospho-muramoylpentapeptide beta-N-acetylglucosaminyltransferase produces the protein MNRVVLTTGGTGGHIFPALAVATALTLRNRGVDILFMGGPGPEGDLARKHGLKFMELPASGIMGKGLPGLVSAVGWIGTGVPRAAWALFRFRPDAVIGFGGYAGFCPVVAARLLGIPAAVHEQNSVPGVTNKALGKLVNRIFLSFPDRMGVFPAHKTVLTGNPVRLDIVQAADRRRGRPQGKRVLVLGGSQGAKPINDAFIEALPALMEAGVTLVHQAGRADFSRVRTAYEAADADPAQVRDFIEDMATEYALCDLAVCRSGASTVFEVAAAGVPALFVPFPQAAHDHQTMNAQAMSDIGAAILLPQSELTGARLADAVTRLLADRGRLDGMEAAARSFARKDAAADIVAGLEGLA, from the coding sequence CTGAACCGCGTGGTCCTGACCACCGGCGGCACCGGCGGCCACATCTTCCCGGCCCTGGCCGTGGCCACGGCGCTGACCCTGCGCAACCGGGGGGTGGACATCCTTTTCATGGGCGGTCCCGGCCCCGAGGGCGACCTGGCCCGCAAGCACGGCCTGAAGTTCATGGAGCTGCCCGCCAGCGGCATCATGGGCAAGGGGCTGCCCGGCCTGGTCTCCGCCGTGGGCTGGATCGGCACCGGCGTGCCCCGGGCGGCCTGGGCCCTCTTCCGCTTCCGGCCCGACGCGGTCATCGGCTTCGGCGGGTACGCGGGCTTCTGCCCGGTGGTGGCCGCGCGCCTGCTCGGCATCCCCGCCGCCGTGCACGAGCAGAACTCGGTGCCGGGCGTGACCAACAAGGCGCTGGGCAAGCTGGTCAACCGAATTTTCCTGAGTTTCCCGGACCGCATGGGCGTGTTCCCGGCGCACAAGACCGTGCTCACCGGCAACCCGGTGCGGCTCGACATCGTCCAGGCCGCCGACCGGCGGCGCGGACGACCGCAGGGCAAGCGGGTCCTGGTCCTGGGCGGCAGCCAGGGGGCCAAGCCGATCAACGACGCCTTCATCGAGGCCCTGCCCGCGCTCATGGAGGCCGGGGTGACCCTGGTCCACCAGGCGGGACGGGCGGACTTTTCCCGCGTGCGCACTGCCTACGAGGCCGCGGACGCGGACCCGGCGCAGGTCCGGGATTTCATCGAGGACATGGCGACCGAGTATGCCCTGTGCGATCTGGCCGTGTGCCGGTCCGGGGCGTCCACGGTCTTCGAGGTCGCCGCAGCCGGGGTCCCCGCACTGTTCGTGCCCTTCCCCCAGGCCGCCCACGACCATCAGACAATGAACGCACAAGCCATGTCGGACATCGGCGCGGCCATCCTGCTGCCCCAGTCGGAACTGACCGGGGCGCGGCTGGCGGACGCCGTGACCAGGCTGCTCGCGGATCGCGGCAGGCTCGACGGCATGGAAGCGGCGGCTCGCTCCTTCGCCAGGAAGGACGCGGCTGCGGATATAGTGGCGGGCCTGGAAGGGCTCGCATAG
- the murC gene encoding UDP-N-acetylmuramate--L-alanine ligase encodes MRARVNNIHMVGIGGSGMNGIAEVLINMGFKVTGSDLSASAAVRRLEKLGATVFIGHGADNVGEADVLIKSTAIPDKNPELVVARERGIPIIPRAEMLAELMRLRTGIAVAGTHGKTTTTSLLATIFTEAGLDPTVIIGGKLNTYGANARLGEGDYLIAEADESDGSFLRLAPIITVVTNVDKDHMDFYDNQDAIDLSFMRFMNSTPFYGMNVVCGDDEGVQRLLPLIKRPYLTYGLGKHNKLRAEIISSHLRSLFKVFLDGEEWGEVTVAQPGTHNVLNALACIGVALEVGLEKQEIIDGLANFGGVGRRFERKGERKGVIVVDDYGHHPAEIMANLRTAKECYPDRRLVVAFQPHRFSRTQALFGEFCKAFADADLLLLTEIYPASESPIPGVSGLSLAQGIKQVSDTKVQFFPDFESLEKRLKDLLHPGDLFMTQGAGSIWRIGENWLEQGDGPDDEDNGA; translated from the coding sequence ATGCGGGCCAGGGTGAACAACATTCACATGGTCGGCATCGGCGGGTCCGGCATGAACGGCATCGCCGAGGTGCTCATCAACATGGGGTTCAAGGTCACCGGCTCGGACCTGTCCGCGTCCGCGGCGGTCCGGCGGCTGGAGAAGCTCGGGGCCACCGTGTTCATCGGCCACGGGGCCGACAACGTGGGCGAGGCGGACGTGCTCATCAAGTCCACGGCCATCCCGGACAAGAACCCGGAACTGGTGGTGGCCCGCGAGCGCGGCATCCCGATCATCCCCCGCGCCGAGATGCTGGCCGAGCTGATGCGGCTGCGGACCGGCATCGCCGTGGCCGGGACCCACGGCAAGACGACCACCACCTCGCTGCTGGCGACCATCTTCACCGAGGCGGGGCTGGACCCCACCGTGATCATCGGCGGCAAGCTGAACACATACGGGGCCAACGCCCGGCTGGGCGAGGGCGACTACCTGATCGCCGAGGCGGACGAGTCCGACGGCTCCTTCCTGCGGCTGGCCCCGATCATCACCGTGGTCACCAACGTGGACAAGGACCACATGGATTTCTACGACAACCAGGACGCCATCGACCTGTCCTTCATGCGCTTCATGAACTCCACGCCCTTCTACGGCATGAACGTGGTCTGCGGCGACGACGAGGGCGTCCAAAGGCTGCTGCCGCTCATCAAGCGCCCGTACCTGACCTACGGCCTGGGCAAGCACAACAAGCTGCGCGCCGAGATTATCAGCTCCCACCTGCGCTCCCTGTTCAAGGTCTTTCTCGACGGCGAGGAGTGGGGCGAGGTCACCGTGGCCCAACCCGGCACCCACAACGTCCTGAACGCCCTGGCGTGCATCGGCGTGGCCCTGGAGGTCGGCCTGGAGAAACAGGAGATCATCGACGGCCTGGCCAATTTCGGCGGCGTGGGCCGCCGCTTCGAGCGCAAGGGCGAGCGTAAGGGCGTCATCGTGGTGGACGACTACGGTCACCACCCGGCCGAGATCATGGCCAACCTGCGCACGGCCAAGGAGTGCTACCCGGACCGGCGGCTGGTGGTCGCGTTCCAGCCCCACCGCTTCTCCCGCACCCAGGCCCTGTTCGGCGAGTTCTGCAAGGCGTTCGCCGACGCCGACCTGCTCCTGCTGACCGAAATCTACCCGGCCTCGGAGTCGCCCATCCCCGGCGTCTCCGGGCTGTCCCTGGCCCAGGGCATCAAGCAGGTGTCCGACACCAAGGTCCAGTTCTTCCCGGATTTCGAGTCCCTGGAGAAACGGCTCAAGGACCTGCTGCACCCCGGCGACCTGTTCATGACCCAGGGCGCAGGGTCCATCTGGCGCATCGGCGAGAACTGGCTCGAACAGGGTGACGGGCCGGACGACGAAGACAACGGAGCATAG
- the murD gene encoding UDP-N-acetylmuramoyl-L-alanine--D-glutamate ligase: MNRIVRNFINDAILTGKKAVVVGTGKSGLAAARLLDVLGADVRVADRDEAVTEEKLGALAGKVELVTGPHDKGHFADADIIVFSPGVPVKKLAPVLEGIPPQNMVSELEFASWFIEAPVLAVTGSNGKTTTTTLISAILEHAGRRVFTGGNIGVPLCEYLLDMDPAEIIVLEVSSFQLQNCRLFKPHVGLFLNFSANHLDYHEDMDEYLDAKLMLFARMTGEDTALLHESLHPLLDGRSFTNAHVEWFGSTDRFEAPHLPGEHNRSNVEAAWQAVKRFGVTEEQAAEAIRDFTSLPHRIEPVTEKRGVLYVNDSKATTLDAACSHVNDSTKATTLDAALAAVRSFDRPVRILMGGVWKGGDVAQFARDVRDRVVHVGLYGGSREVLEPELKRHFPVTWDETLELAVKRQAAMAAPGDVVLLSPATSSFDQYTGMAQRGADFKRVAGELDD, translated from the coding sequence GTGAACAGGATCGTCCGCAACTTCATCAACGACGCCATCCTGACCGGCAAGAAGGCCGTGGTGGTGGGCACCGGCAAGTCCGGGCTGGCCGCCGCGCGGCTGCTCGACGTGCTCGGCGCGGACGTGCGCGTGGCGGACCGCGACGAGGCCGTCACCGAGGAAAAGCTCGGCGCGCTGGCGGGCAAGGTCGAACTGGTCACCGGCCCCCACGACAAGGGTCACTTCGCGGACGCGGACATCATCGTCTTTTCCCCGGGCGTGCCGGTCAAGAAGCTCGCCCCGGTGCTTGAGGGCATCCCGCCGCAGAACATGGTCTCGGAGCTGGAGTTCGCCTCCTGGTTCATCGAGGCCCCGGTACTGGCCGTGACCGGCTCCAACGGCAAGACCACGACCACCACCCTGATCTCGGCCATTCTCGAACACGCGGGCCGCAGGGTGTTCACCGGCGGCAACATCGGCGTGCCCCTGTGCGAATACCTGCTGGACATGGACCCGGCGGAGATCATCGTCCTCGAAGTCTCCAGCTTTCAACTCCAGAACTGCCGACTGTTCAAGCCGCACGTCGGCCTGTTCCTGAATTTCTCGGCCAACCACCTGGACTACCACGAGGACATGGACGAGTACCTGGACGCCAAGCTGATGCTCTTCGCGCGCATGACCGGCGAGGACACGGCCCTGCTCCACGAGTCCCTGCACCCCCTGCTGGACGGCCGCTCCTTCACCAACGCCCACGTCGAGTGGTTCGGCTCCACGGACCGGTTCGAGGCTCCGCACCTGCCGGGCGAGCACAACCGCTCCAACGTGGAGGCCGCGTGGCAGGCCGTGAAGCGGTTCGGCGTGACCGAGGAACAGGCCGCCGAGGCCATCCGCGACTTCACCTCCCTGCCCCACCGCATCGAGCCGGTGACCGAGAAGCGCGGCGTGCTCTACGTCAACGACTCCAAGGCCACCACCCTGGACGCGGCCTGCTCTCACGTCAACGACTCCACCAAGGCCACCACCCTGGACGCGGCCCTGGCCGCCGTGCGCTCCTTCGACCGCCCGGTGCGCATCCTCATGGGCGGCGTGTGGAAGGGCGGCGACGTGGCGCAGTTCGCGCGCGACGTCAGGGACCGCGTGGTCCACGTGGGCCTCTACGGCGGCTCCCGCGAGGTCCTGGAGCCGGAGCTGAAACGACATTTCCCCGTGACCTGGGACGAGACCCTGGAGCTGGCCGTGAAGCGCCAGGCCGCCATGGCCGCGCCCGGCGACGTGGTCCTGCTCTCCCCGGCCACCTCGAGCTTCGACCAGTACACCGGCATGGCCCAGCGCGGGGCGGACTTCAAGCGCGTGGCGGGAGAGCTCGATGACTAG
- the murB gene encoding UDP-N-acetylmuramate dehydrogenase yields the protein MALELTANPSLSERTTLRVGGTAVVEAVVREEKDLDELSEFLLRETVRPFVLGAGSNLLVTDEPLDLALIRVDGSFGPERVERDGSTLIVRCGAGLRLPGLLGWAQKAGFSGLEGMTGIPGTVGGAVAMNAGSYGVEIGDLVTRVRIWSPAQGLVWLDSNQCIFSYRHFSLAKPAGKCLVWEVELALRESDPKAVRSAMRDVYGKKKETQPVTARTAGCVFKNPADQSAGKLLDQVGMKGARRGGMAFSELHANFLVNLGGGTCADALELMNMGREEVKERFGVNLEPEVIIL from the coding sequence ATGGCCCTCGAATTGACCGCGAACCCCTCGCTCTCGGAGCGGACCACCCTGCGCGTCGGCGGCACCGCCGTCGTGGAGGCGGTGGTGCGCGAGGAGAAGGACCTGGACGAGCTGTCCGAGTTCCTGCTCCGCGAGACGGTGCGGCCCTTTGTCCTCGGCGCGGGCAGCAACCTGCTCGTCACGGACGAGCCCCTGGACCTGGCCCTGATCCGCGTGGACGGTTCCTTCGGACCCGAGCGGGTGGAAAGGGACGGATCCACCCTCATCGTGCGCTGCGGCGCGGGGCTCAGGCTCCCCGGCCTGCTCGGCTGGGCGCAGAAGGCGGGCTTCTCCGGCCTGGAGGGCATGACCGGCATCCCCGGCACCGTGGGCGGGGCCGTGGCCATGAACGCGGGGTCCTACGGCGTGGAGATCGGCGATTTGGTGACCCGGGTGCGCATCTGGTCCCCGGCCCAGGGGCTGGTCTGGCTGGACTCCAACCAGTGCATTTTCAGCTACCGGCACTTCTCCCTGGCCAAGCCCGCGGGCAAGTGCCTCGTCTGGGAGGTCGAGCTGGCCCTCAGAGAGTCGGACCCCAAGGCGGTGCGGAGCGCCATGCGCGACGTCTACGGGAAGAAGAAGGAGACCCAGCCGGTCACGGCCCGGACCGCGGGCTGCGTGTTCAAGAACCCGGCCGACCAGAGCGCGGGCAAGCTGCTCGACCAGGTCGGCATGAAAGGCGCGCGCCGGGGGGGCATGGCCTTTTCCGAGCTGCACGCCAACTTCCTGGTCAACCTGGGCGGCGGCACCTGCGCCGACGCGCTGGAGCTGATGAACATGGGCCGCGAAGAGGTCAAGGAACGATTCGGCGTCAACCTCGAACCGGAGGTCATCATACTGTGA
- the ftsW gene encoding putative lipid II flippase FtsW: MTSSLNAKKGGDNARIDAWLLTATLLLAGFGLVMVLSASGIMAERDFGDKYFFFKRQLMFTGVGLAAMLACMQIPRKVLYSLTYVWVGLAVTMLALCLTPLGASVKGASRWISVGPFSIQPLEYAKVALVFYLAYFFARKQDLVRTFSVGFLPPFMVTGILSGLLLLQPDFGGAVVLCGLLFFMCLAGGTRFSYLFISLIFAAGAGWMLISSSPYRFKRWTAFMDPFASAQTEGYQLVQSLYAFGSGKIFGTGIGAGQRKLFFLPEAHNDFIMAVVGEELGFVGMSLFFLTIGFFLYRAFRIAMKLTDLQDRFTAFGTTCILALGMVLNLAVVLGTVPPKGVAMPFISYGGSSLTVSFICAGILLNLSRRVEA, from the coding sequence ATGACTAGCTCCCTGAACGCCAAGAAGGGCGGCGACAACGCCCGCATCGACGCATGGCTGCTGACCGCCACCCTGCTCCTGGCCGGGTTCGGCCTGGTCATGGTCCTGTCCGCGTCCGGCATCATGGCCGAGCGGGATTTCGGCGACAAATACTTCTTCTTCAAGCGCCAGCTGATGTTCACCGGCGTGGGCCTGGCGGCCATGCTCGCCTGCATGCAGATTCCCCGCAAGGTGCTCTACTCCCTGACCTACGTCTGGGTCGGCCTGGCCGTGACCATGCTCGCCCTGTGCCTCACCCCGCTGGGGGCCTCGGTCAAGGGCGCCAGCCGCTGGATCTCGGTGGGGCCGTTCAGCATCCAGCCCCTGGAGTACGCCAAGGTCGCCCTGGTCTTCTACCTGGCCTACTTCTTCGCCCGGAAGCAGGACCTGGTGCGGACCTTCTCCGTGGGCTTCCTGCCCCCGTTCATGGTCACCGGCATCCTCTCCGGCCTGCTCCTGCTGCAGCCGGACTTCGGCGGGGCCGTGGTCCTGTGCGGCCTGCTCTTCTTCATGTGCCTGGCGGGCGGCACCCGGTTCAGCTACCTGTTCATCTCGCTCATCTTCGCGGCGGGCGCGGGCTGGATGCTCATCTCGTCCTCCCCGTACCGATTCAAGCGCTGGACCGCCTTCATGGACCCCTTCGCCTCGGCCCAGACCGAGGGGTATCAGCTGGTCCAGTCCCTGTACGCCTTCGGTTCCGGCAAGATCTTCGGCACCGGCATCGGCGCGGGCCAGCGCAAGCTCTTCTTCCTGCCCGAGGCGCACAACGACTTCATCATGGCCGTGGTGGGCGAGGAGCTGGGCTTCGTGGGCATGTCCCTGTTCTTCCTGACCATCGGCTTCTTCCTGTACCGCGCCTTCCGCATCGCCATGAAGCTCACGGACCTCCAGGACCGGTTCACGGCCTTCGGCACCACCTGCATCCTGGCGCTGGGCATGGTCCTGAACCTGGCCGTGGTGCTCGGCACCGTGCCGCCCAAGGGCGTGGCCATGCCGTTCATCAGTTACGGCGGCTCCTCCCTGACCGTGTCCTTCATCTGCGCGGGCATCCTGCTGAACCTTTCCCGGAGGGTGGAGGCATGA
- the ftsZ gene encoding cell division protein FtsZ: MEYFEIEHESNAKIKVVGCGGGGGNAVNNMILSALKGVKFIVANTDSQDIHKSLAEHKIQIGEKLTKGLGAGANPEIGRSAAMESVEQIREALEGSDMVFITAGMGGGTGTGSAPVVAQVAKELGALTVGVVTKPFYFEGKRRLAQADEGTRALAEVVDSIITIPNDRLLQLAAKKASFSDMLKKADEVLYYAVKGIADLITVHGLINLDFADVKAAMSNSGMALMGTGIASGESRAKEAAMKAITSPLLEDVSIEGAKGVLINITCGPDMLIDEVSEAADIIYKEAHDDAEIFFGTVFDPDAGDEMRITVIATGIEPAMEEAEPVLSKAEQQKLLLLGPRGVNKTAEQPRRSGHQRVLNTDRNIPAYLRKAGGELNTTELPRQQVSQRAVAGPGEEEFIFEEDNLDVPAFIRKNVD, encoded by the coding sequence ATGGAATATTTCGAGATCGAACATGAATCAAACGCCAAGATAAAGGTCGTGGGCTGCGGAGGCGGCGGCGGCAATGCGGTCAACAACATGATCCTGTCCGCGCTCAAGGGCGTGAAATTCATCGTGGCCAACACCGACAGCCAGGACATCCACAAATCCCTGGCCGAGCACAAGATCCAGATCGGCGAGAAGCTGACCAAGGGTCTGGGCGCCGGGGCCAACCCGGAGATCGGCCGGTCCGCGGCCATGGAGTCCGTGGAGCAGATCCGCGAGGCCCTGGAAGGCTCGGACATGGTCTTCATCACCGCCGGCATGGGCGGCGGCACCGGCACCGGCTCCGCCCCGGTCGTGGCCCAGGTGGCCAAGGAGCTGGGCGCGCTGACCGTGGGCGTGGTCACCAAGCCCTTCTACTTCGAGGGCAAGCGCCGTCTGGCCCAGGCCGATGAGGGCACCCGCGCCCTGGCCGAGGTGGTGGACTCCATCATCACCATCCCCAACGACCGGCTGCTCCAGCTGGCCGCCAAGAAGGCGTCCTTCTCCGACATGCTCAAGAAGGCCGACGAAGTGCTCTACTACGCGGTCAAGGGCATCGCGGACCTGATCACCGTGCACGGCCTGATCAACCTGGACTTCGCCGACGTCAAGGCGGCCATGTCCAACTCCGGCATGGCGCTCATGGGCACCGGCATCGCCTCGGGCGAGTCCCGGGCCAAGGAAGCGGCCATGAAGGCCATCACCAGCCCGCTGCTGGAGGACGTCTCCATCGAGGGCGCCAAGGGCGTGCTCATCAACATCACCTGCGGCCCGGACATGCTCATCGACGAGGTCTCCGAAGCCGCCGACATCATCTACAAGGAAGCCCACGACGACGCCGAGATCTTCTTCGGCACGGTCTTCGACCCGGACGCGGGCGACGAGATGCGCATCACGGTCATCGCCACCGGCATCGAGCCGGCCATGGAAGAGGCCGAACCGGTGCTGTCCAAGGCCGAACAGCAGAAGCTGCTGCTCCTCGGACCCCGGGGCGTGAACAAGACCGCCGAACAGCCCCGCCGCTCGGGACACCAGCGCGTGCTGAACACCGACCGGAACATCCCGGCCTACCTGCGCAAGGCGGGCGGCGAGCTGAACACCACCGAGCTGCCCCGGCAGCAGGTTTCCCAGCGCGCCGTGGCCGGTCCCGGCGAGGAGGAATTCATCTTCGAGGAAGACAACCTCGACGTCCCCGCGTTCATCAGAAAGAACGTGGACTAG
- the mraY gene encoding phospho-N-acetylmuramoyl-pentapeptide-transferase: MIYNLLVPFSTDVGVLNVFRYITFRSVWALLTALILSILFGPAMIRWLTRIKCGQYIREDGPKHQSKQGTPTMGGIMILFSVGISTLLWADLSNIYVWLTLLVFAGFSAIGFADDYLKVVKRRNLGLSAKAKFLLQCLVAAAAIAMLIHEPAYSTRLSVPFFKNFNPDLGWFYLPFAMVVMVGASNAVNLTDGLDGLAIGPMVVAMACFAIFIYVSGHATMAEYLQVQNIQGIGEVTVFCGAMVGAGLGFLWFNAHPAQVFMGDVGSLGLGGALGFVAVLAKQELLLAIVGGVFVFETLSVILQVGYFKLTGGKRIFKMAPLHHHFELKGIPESKIIVRFWILSILMALMALSTLKLR, encoded by the coding sequence GTGATCTACAACCTGCTCGTGCCCTTCAGCACGGACGTCGGCGTCCTCAACGTCTTCCGGTACATCACCTTCCGGTCCGTGTGGGCTCTTTTGACCGCGCTCATCCTGTCCATCCTGTTCGGCCCGGCCATGATCCGCTGGCTGACCCGGATCAAGTGCGGCCAGTACATCCGCGAGGACGGCCCCAAGCACCAGTCCAAGCAGGGCACGCCGACCATGGGCGGGATCATGATCCTGTTCTCCGTGGGCATCTCCACCCTGCTCTGGGCCGACCTGTCCAACATCTACGTCTGGCTGACCCTGCTGGTCTTCGCCGGGTTCAGCGCCATCGGCTTCGCCGACGACTACCTCAAGGTGGTCAAACGGCGGAACCTCGGCCTGTCCGCCAAGGCCAAGTTCCTGCTGCAATGCCTGGTGGCGGCGGCGGCCATCGCCATGCTCATCCACGAGCCCGCCTACTCCACCCGGCTGTCCGTGCCGTTCTTCAAGAACTTCAACCCGGACCTCGGCTGGTTCTACCTGCCCTTCGCCATGGTCGTCATGGTCGGCGCGAGCAACGCCGTGAACCTGACCGACGGGCTGGACGGGCTGGCCATCGGGCCCATGGTCGTGGCCATGGCCTGCTTCGCCATCTTCATCTACGTGTCGGGCCACGCCACCATGGCCGAGTACCTCCAGGTCCAGAACATCCAGGGCATCGGCGAGGTCACGGTCTTCTGCGGGGCCATGGTCGGCGCGGGGCTCGGCTTCCTGTGGTTCAACGCCCACCCGGCCCAGGTGTTCATGGGCGACGTGGGGTCCCTCGGCCTGGGCGGCGCGCTCGGCTTCGTGGCCGTGCTGGCCAAACAGGAGCTGCTGCTGGCCATCGTGGGCGGCGTGTTCGTGTTCGAGACCCTCTCGGTCATCCTCCAGGTGGGCTATTTCAAACTCACCGGCGGCAAGCGCATCTTCAAGATGGCCCCCCTGCACCACCATTTCGAACTGAAAGGCATCCCGGAATCCAAGATCATCGTCCGGTTCTGGATTCTCTCCATTCTCATGGCCCTTATGGCCCTTTCCACATTGAAGCTGAGGTAG